From a single Solanum dulcamara chromosome 4, daSolDulc1.2, whole genome shotgun sequence genomic region:
- the LOC129887635 gene encoding protein ETHYLENE INSENSITIVE 3-like, translating to MMMFEDIGFCGDLDFFPAPLKEVETAAAVPPPIEPEPLMDYDYSDEEIDVDELEKKMWRDKMKLKRLKEMSKGKEGVDAVKQRQSQEQARRKKMSRAQDGILKYMLKMMEVCKAQGFVYGIIPEKGNPVTGASDNLREWWKDKVRFDRNGPAAIAKYQADNAILGKNEGSNPIGPTPHTLQELQDTTLGSLLSALMQHCDPPQRRFPLEKGVSPPWWPNGQEDWWPQLGLPNDQGPPPYKKPHDLKKAWKVGVLTAVIKHISPDITKIRKLVRQSKCLQDKMTAKESATWLAIINQEEVLARELYPDHCAPLSSAGGSGTFTMNDSSEYDVEGAVDDPIFDVQEQKPNHLSLLNVNVEMFKEKLPLQQQSHPIMKDNIFANLDFTRKRKPADDLTFMMDQKIYTCECLQCPHSELRNGFPDRSTRDNHQLTCLFRNTSQFGVPNFHVDEVKPVVFPQQYVQPKQASLPVNPAPPSFDISGLGVPADGQRVINDLMSFYDSNIEGNKSSMAGNVVMSKEQSRQQPSVQQNNYLQSQGVVLEGSIFGDTNISANQSMFVQGDRFDQSKVSTSPFNAGSNDDFSFMFGSPFNLQSTDFSECLSGISQDDISKQDVPVWY from the coding sequence ATGATGATGTTTGAAGATATTGGGTTTTGTGGTGATCTTGATTTCTTCCCTGCTCCGCTAAAGGAGGTGGAAACAGCAGCAGCTGTTCCACCACCGATTGAGCCGGAGCCGTTGATGGATTATGACTATAGTGATGAGGAGATTGATGTGGATGAGCTGGAGAAGAAGATGTGGAGGGACAAGATGAAGCTGAAAAGGCTGAAAGAAATGAGTAAGGGTAAGGAAGGTGTTGATGCTGTCAAACAACGTCAGTCTCAGGAGCAAGCGAGGAGGAAGAAGATGTCGAGGGCACAAGATGGGATCTTGAAGTACATGTTGAAGATGATGGAAGTATGTAAAGCTCAGGGTTTTGTTTATGGAATTATCCCGGAGAAAGGCAACCCGGTGACTGGGGCATCTGATAATCTCAGGGAGTGGTGGAAGGATAAAGTGAGGTTTGATCGCAATGGACCTGCTGCCATAGCAAAGTATCAAGCTGATAATGCCATCCTAGGCAAGAACGAGGGTTCTAATCCGATTGGTCCTACCCCTCACACCTTGCAGGAGCTTCAAGATACCACCCTTGGTTCTTTATTGTCAGCTTTAATGCAGCATTGTGATCCTCCTCAGAGGCGATTTCCATTGGAAAAAGGTGTTTCACCTCCATGGTGGCCAAATGGGCAGGAGGATTGGTGGCCTCAATTGGGATTGCCGAATGATCAAGGTCCTCCACCTTATAAGAAGCCTCATGATCTGAAGAAGGCCTGGAAGGTTGGTGTCCTCACAGCAGTGATCAAGCACATCTCCCCTGATATTACTAAGATTCGCAAGCTGGTAAGGCAATCAAAGTGCTTGCAGGACAAGATGACAGCGAAGGAAAGTGCAACTTGGCTTGCCATCATCAATCAGGAGGAAGTTTTGGCTCGCGAACTTTATCCTGATCACTGTGCACCTTTGTCCTCAGCTGGTGGTAGTGGAACTTTCACTATGAATGACAGCAGTGAGTATGATGTTGAAGGTGCTGTTGATGACCCTATCTTTGATGTTCAAGAGCAAAaaccaaaccatctcagtttGCTGAATGTTAATGTTGAGATGTTCAAGGAGAAGCTGCCTCTGCAACAACAATCTCATCCAATAATGAAGGACAACATTTTTGCCAACTTAGATTTCACTCGCAAGAGGAAGCCGGCTGATGACTTGACTTTTATGATGGATCAGAAGATATACACTTGCGAGTGTCTTCAATGTCCTCATAGTGAGCTTCGCAATGGTTTTCCGGATAGATCCACCAGAGACAATCATCAATTAACTTGCCTTTTCAGAAATACTTCCCAATTTGGTGTTCCAAACTTTCACGTGGATGAAGTCAAGCCAGTTGTCTTCCCTCAACAGTATGTCCAGCCAAAGCAGGCTTCGCTTCCGGTCAACCCAGCTCCACCCTCCTTTGATATATCTGGACTTGGGGTTCCTGCAGATGGGCAGAGGGTGATCAATGATCTTATGTCATTCTATGATAGTAATATAGAAGGAAACAAAAGCTCAATGGCGGGGAACGTTGTGATGTCCAAAGAGCAGTCTCGTCAACAGCCAAGTGTTCAACAGAACAATTACCTACAAAGCCAAGGGGTTGTGTTGGAGGGAAGTATCTTTGGGGACACCAACATTTCTGCTAACCAGTCCATGTTCGTGCAAGGAGATCGGTTTGATCAGAGTAAGGTGTCAACTTCACCATTCAATGCAGGCTCTAATGATGATTTCAGTTTCATGTTTGGATCTCCATTCAATTTACAATCCACCGATTTCTCTGAATGTCTTTCTGGGATTTCACAAGATGACATTTCGAAACAAGATGTCCCGGTCTGGTACTAG